The following proteins are co-located in the Candidatus Methylomirabilis limnetica genome:
- a CDS encoding ABC transporter ATP-binding protein, which produces MSEFIRADGVYKSFQIDGGPVEVLKGVDLSIEKGEFIAIVGPSGAGKSTLLHLLGALDRPTEGEIFCENVSLGQMDNGQLADFRNRTVGFIFQFHHLLPEFTALENVMMPLLVARRKRSQAREIAASLLRDVGLESRLLHRPSELSGGEQQRVAIARALGAGPKIILADEPTGNLDTKTGDATFELLHWLNRERGLTFVMVTHNEKLAHRSDRIVTILDGRIVEEPVRQAPANHSMISG; this is translated from the coding sequence ATGAGTGAGTTTATCAGAGCAGATGGCGTCTACAAGTCGTTTCAGATCGACGGTGGACCAGTTGAGGTTCTGAAGGGTGTTGACCTCAGTATTGAAAAGGGAGAATTCATTGCAATCGTGGGACCTTCAGGAGCCGGCAAGAGCACGCTCCTGCATCTGCTAGGCGCCCTGGATCGCCCAACCGAAGGTGAGATTTTCTGTGAGAATGTCAGTCTTGGGCAGATGGACAATGGGCAACTGGCCGACTTTCGCAACCGGACTGTCGGCTTTATCTTTCAGTTCCACCATCTACTTCCAGAGTTCACCGCACTGGAGAATGTCATGATGCCGCTCTTAGTGGCGCGCCGGAAGCGGTCACAGGCACGGGAGATCGCCGCGTCTCTGCTGAGGGATGTGGGGCTCGAGTCCAGACTCTTGCATCGTCCCTCTGAACTTTCCGGCGGAGAGCAGCAACGAGTCGCTATCGCCAGGGCCCTTGGCGCCGGACCCAAGATCATCCTCGCAGACGAACCGACCGGAAACCTGGATACCAAGACAGGAGATGCGACCTTTGAGCTGCTCCATTGGCTGAATCGAGAACGTGGCCTCACCTTTGTCATGGTGACGCACAATGAGAAGTTAGCCCATCGATCGGATCGGATCGTGACAATATTGGATGGTAGAATTGTAGAGGAGCCCGTCCGTCAAGCCCCCGCCAACCATTCGATGATCTCAGGGTAA
- a CDS encoding lipoprotein-releasing ABC transporter permease subunit encodes MPFELFVGLRYLKARRGHAFISLITLISIGGVALGVMALIVVLAVMSGFERDLRSKILGTNAHLWIIRHGDRGVEEPAQTLVRVRDVPHVVAVSPFTYHQVMLSTGRGAGGAVLRGIDLDSAQEVTALTRSFTEVDPVRLKGPTEGSGWRLDPEGIIIGRALATNLGVGLGGRVNVISPFGNVLTPFGLAPRMRGFTVAGIFEMGMYEYDSALAYITIATAQQFFQMGQSVTGIEVKVDDLYKAKEVGAEIQRRLGFPYVARDWMQLHRNLFAALKLEKIAMFIILTMIVLVAAFNIVSTLTMKVMDKGAEIGILKSIGATSRSIMAIFMVEGLVIGLVGTLLGTAGGAIICKLQETYKIVSLQGDVYLLDSLPILMKGTDMVLIASSTLVLSFLATLYPSWRAAKLDPVVAIRYE; translated from the coding sequence ATGCCGTTTGAACTGTTCGTGGGGCTTCGGTATCTGAAGGCGAGGCGAGGGCATGCTTTCATCTCCCTGATCACGCTGATCTCTATCGGTGGCGTTGCCCTTGGCGTTATGGCGCTCATTGTCGTTCTGGCGGTGATGAGCGGGTTTGAGCGTGACCTTCGAAGTAAGATCCTCGGGACCAATGCCCACCTCTGGATCATACGTCATGGGGATCGAGGGGTGGAGGAGCCGGCTCAGACGCTTGTGCGGGTTCGCGATGTTCCGCACGTGGTGGCTGTTTCTCCCTTCACCTACCACCAGGTGATGCTGAGCACGGGTCGAGGGGCGGGCGGGGCGGTCCTTCGTGGCATCGATCTCGACTCCGCGCAGGAGGTCACGGCGCTGACCAGGAGCTTTACCGAGGTCGATCCGGTACGCCTGAAAGGACCAACTGAGGGAAGCGGATGGCGTCTTGACCCCGAGGGGATCATCATCGGGCGCGCCCTGGCAACGAATCTCGGAGTGGGTCTCGGCGGGCGGGTGAATGTTATTTCCCCCTTCGGAAATGTACTGACCCCATTCGGGCTTGCGCCGCGCATGCGAGGTTTTACCGTGGCCGGGATCTTCGAGATGGGAATGTATGAATACGACAGCGCCCTCGCCTATATTACTATTGCGACGGCTCAGCAGTTCTTCCAGATGGGACAATCAGTGACAGGGATCGAGGTAAAGGTGGACGATCTGTACAAGGCAAAGGAGGTGGGGGCGGAGATTCAGCGACGACTTGGGTTCCCGTACGTCGCGCGGGACTGGATGCAGTTGCATCGTAATCTCTTTGCTGCGCTGAAGCTGGAAAAGATCGCCATGTTTATCATCCTGACGATGATCGTTCTGGTGGCCGCCTTTAACATCGTGAGCACCCTGACCATGAAGGTGATGGATAAGGGGGCGGAGATTGGCATCTTGAAGTCGATTGGCGCTACCTCCAGGAGCATCATGGCGATCTTCATGGTGGAGGGATTGGTGATTGGACTTGTCGGTACCCTGTTGGGGACTGCGGGGGGCGCCATTATCTGTAAGCTGCAGGAGACCTATAAAATCGTCAGTCTCCAGGGCGATGTCTATCTGCTGGATTCCCTCCCGATCTTAATGAAAGGGACCGACATGGTCTTGATCGCCTCCTCGACGCTGGTCCTGAGCTTTCTCGCGACGCTCTATCCTTCCTGGCGGGCGGCCAAGCTTGACCCAGTCGTCGCGATCCGCTATGAGTGA
- a CDS encoding SPOR domain-containing protein produces MMIKLRPAILMLSLLTLLLTSCATPRQGPRPWEELSGERGLASWYGRPYHGRRTSNGEVYDMYQLSAAHREIPLGSWVEVINLNNDRSLTVRINDRGPFVDGRIIDLSYAAASLLEVTGPGVVPVRVRLTQTPQGDVGPGRYSVQVSSFTVESNALALKAELEQKISGVRMVKALVGGEAYYRIRVGHFTSRAEAQTTAERLASLGHRVLIMGSEDRP; encoded by the coding sequence ATGATGATCAAGCTGAGACCCGCGATACTCATGCTGTCGCTCCTGACCTTGTTGCTGACCTCCTGCGCCACCCCAAGGCAGGGACCGCGGCCATGGGAAGAGCTGTCGGGCGAGAGAGGTCTGGCATCCTGGTACGGTCGTCCGTACCATGGTCGGCGTACCAGTAATGGCGAGGTCTATGATATGTATCAGCTATCGGCGGCTCACCGCGAGATCCCGCTCGGCAGTTGGGTGGAGGTAATCAATCTCAACAATGACCGGTCCCTCACCGTGAGGATCAACGATCGGGGGCCGTTCGTGGATGGGCGAATCATCGATCTCTCATACGCTGCAGCCTCATTGCTGGAGGTAACGGGTCCTGGTGTGGTACCGGTCAGGGTTCGACTTACCCAAACGCCGCAGGGGGACGTGGGCCCTGGGAGGTATTCGGTGCAGGTGAGCTCATTTACAGTAGAATCGAACGCCCTCGCGCTGAAGGCGGAGCTAGAGCAGAAGATTTCAGGTGTTCGCATGGTGAAAGCTCTGGTAGGTGGAGAGGCGTACTATCGAATCCGGGTCGGGCACTTCACCTCCCGCGCCGAGGCCCAGACGACGGCGGAGCGGCTTGCTTCACTGGGCCATCGGGTCCTGATAATGGGTTCTGAAGACCGCCCCTGA
- the bioD gene encoding dethiobiotin synthase, producing the protein MKAERRTGLFVAGTDTGVGKTLITAGLSHALRILGIDVGVMKPVETGCPTKAGRLRPLDALTLREAAGSRDAIDLINPYRFHEPLAPMVAAERSGRYIDVGRLEERFTRLADRHSVVLVEGAGGLLAPITEETSCLDLAVRLQLPLLVVIGSRLGALNHARLTVEAALHVRIPVAGVFLNHFHVDRSAARTTNLSALRRLLPVPLLGEIPHLSSKKGQALWCHPILQRLLARSLRQILPETIARGET; encoded by the coding sequence ATGAAAGCCGAGAGACGCACAGGTCTGTTTGTCGCCGGGACCGATACCGGCGTTGGGAAGACGCTGATCACGGCCGGGCTGAGCCATGCCCTGCGGATCCTGGGGATTGATGTTGGGGTGATGAAGCCGGTCGAGACCGGCTGCCCCACCAAGGCTGGGAGGCTGCGACCGCTGGACGCCTTGACACTTCGTGAGGCCGCAGGATCGCGGGACGCCATCGATCTGATCAATCCATATCGTTTTCATGAGCCCCTTGCTCCGATGGTCGCGGCCGAGCGGTCCGGGCGATACATCGATGTCGGGCGACTGGAGGAGCGGTTTACTCGTTTGGCCGATCGGCATTCGGTGGTCCTGGTCGAAGGCGCCGGCGGCCTGCTGGCTCCCATCACCGAAGAGACATCGTGTCTCGACCTCGCTGTCAGACTTCAGCTACCCCTACTCGTCGTGATCGGGTCCAGGCTCGGCGCGCTAAACCATGCCAGACTTACTGTTGAGGCCGCGCTCCATGTCCGCATCCCGGTGGCAGGAGTATTCCTGAACCATTTTCACGTGGATCGTTCAGCCGCTCGGACGACAAATCTTTCGGCTCTCCGCCGGCTCTTACCCGTACCACTTCTCGGAGAGATCCCGCATCTCTCCAGCAAGAAGGGTCAGGCTCTCTGGTGCCATCCCATCCTTCAGCGACTTCTGGCGCGATCCCTTCGACAGATTCTTCCGGAGACCATCGCTCGGGGTGAGACATGA
- the lysS gene encoding lysine--tRNA ligase: MSEEHSLVGERMRKLAELEAAGVDPYPARFSATHLAADLHREYAGLSEEGDAGAPQVSIAGRLMSVRGHGKATFAHLQDGSGRIQIYIVRDTVGLEAYDLCKKLDVGDYLGVEGQLFRTRTGELTVRAMTVQLLSKSLRPLPEKWHGLTDVETRFRQRYLDLIVNRQVADAFRTRSRLITEIRRFLESRRFLEVETPMMQAMAGGAMARPFVTHHNALDLTLYLRIAPELYLKRLVVGGFDRVFEINRSFRNEGISTQHNPEFTMLEFYQAYADYRDLMVMTEELFAHLAKEITGGQEVIYQGQRISFAPPWPKLTLEEALVELAGLDAEVLATEDGVSATARRHGVGISPGWGRGKVLAELFDALVEPKLLQPTFIIDFPTELSPLAKAKQGDPTTVQRFELFVGGMEIANAYSELNDPREQRARFLDQLRQRDQGDLEAHGLDEDYLRALEYGMPPTAGEGIGIDRLAMLFTDSASIRDVILFPLLKPAQGEPCPESCRREDGTDAV; the protein is encoded by the coding sequence ATGAGCGAAGAACATTCGTTAGTAGGCGAGCGGATGCGGAAGCTGGCGGAGCTTGAAGCGGCCGGCGTTGACCCGTATCCAGCCCGGTTCAGTGCCACGCATCTCGCGGCCGATCTGCACCGGGAGTATGCGGGTCTCTCTGAAGAGGGGGACGCGGGGGCTCCTCAGGTGTCGATCGCCGGGCGCCTGATGTCCGTACGGGGTCACGGGAAGGCGACATTCGCTCACCTCCAGGACGGTTCCGGGAGGATTCAGATCTACATCGTACGGGATACCGTCGGTCTCGAGGCATACGACCTCTGCAAGAAGCTGGATGTTGGCGACTACCTGGGGGTGGAAGGCCAGCTCTTCCGGACGCGGACAGGAGAGCTCACGGTGCGAGCCATGACGGTTCAGCTCCTGTCGAAGTCGTTGCGACCGCTGCCGGAAAAGTGGCATGGACTGACTGACGTGGAGACCCGTTTCCGTCAGCGCTATCTGGATCTCATCGTGAACCGCCAGGTCGCGGACGCCTTCAGGACGCGTAGCCGCTTGATCACGGAGATCCGCCGCTTCCTTGAATCGAGGAGGTTCCTGGAAGTCGAGACCCCCATGATGCAGGCGATGGCAGGTGGCGCCATGGCGCGCCCCTTTGTCACACACCACAACGCCCTCGACCTCACGCTGTATCTGAGAATTGCCCCCGAGCTCTATCTGAAGCGGCTCGTAGTGGGAGGGTTCGACCGGGTCTTCGAGATCAACAGGAGCTTTCGAAATGAGGGGATCTCCACCCAGCATAACCCTGAGTTCACAATGCTGGAGTTCTACCAGGCGTATGCCGATTACCGGGATTTGATGGTGATGACGGAAGAGCTGTTTGCTCATCTGGCCAAGGAGATCACGGGAGGCCAGGAGGTGATCTATCAGGGGCAGCGGATATCCTTCGCTCCGCCATGGCCGAAGCTTACGCTGGAGGAGGCCCTTGTCGAGCTGGCTGGACTTGATGCAGAGGTCCTCGCAACGGAAGACGGCGTGAGCGCGACGGCCAGACGCCATGGGGTGGGCATCTCACCGGGTTGGGGCAGGGGGAAGGTGCTGGCGGAGCTGTTCGACGCCCTGGTGGAGCCGAAACTCTTACAGCCCACGTTCATCATCGATTTTCCCACCGAACTCTCCCCCTTGGCCAAAGCGAAACAAGGGGATCCGACGACGGTTCAGCGGTTTGAGCTGTTCGTTGGCGGGATGGAGATCGCCAATGCCTACTCTGAGCTGAATGATCCGCGTGAGCAGCGCGCCCGTTTTCTTGACCAGTTACGGCAGCGGGATCAAGGCGATCTGGAGGCCCATGGCCTGGATGAGGATTATCTGCGTGCATTGGAGTACGGGATGCCTCCGACGGCTGGTGAAGGGATCGGTATCGATCGGCTGGCTATGCTCTTCACCGACTCCGCCTCCATTCGTGATGTCATCCTCTTTCCTCTTCTGAAACCCGCCCAAGGCGAACCCTGTCCTGAGTCCTGTCGAAGGGAAGACGGTACCGATGCCGTTTGA